One window from the genome of Pogoniulus pusillus isolate bPogPus1 chromosome 7, bPogPus1.pri, whole genome shotgun sequence encodes:
- the GEN1 gene encoding flap endonuclease GEN homolog 1, giving the protein MGVTNLWQILEPVRQPVNLSSLKGKTLAVDLSLWVCEAQTVKKMVGVVTKPHLRNLFFRLSFLTSMGIKLVFVMEGEAPKLKADTMSKRNEMRYGPSKKVGAARTGRSFFKAILKECLQLLECLGIPWVQAAGEAEAMCAYLNAKGLVDGCITNDGDVFLYGAQTVYRNFAMNAKDPHLDCYTMSSIKEKLGCDRESLIGLAILLGCDYLPKGVPGVGKEQALKLIETLQGQNLLQRFEQWKEQSQYDTNPLLVVKRTVHCSECHHPGSYKEHEHSGCQFCKSSRYCKPSDSKHCCPCEWHQLERAKQANAVEDNIRKKANSCEGFPFSQVIQEFLVNKNKLINIKECQRPNLLSFQIFAAEKMEWTKHYACKKLLALLTHYDMMQRKSGYTDSKQLQAIRIVKPRVKNGIPCFEVEWQKPEHYIDAEDEPAELFVVTIEEESLFQAAYPDVVALYQDETSEVLKKKQKSRKDRPKEKELLHVYDEVSDLLSQMNLKSKCGIISMPDSLSDRKTPPEDQACQRNTELKDSRLAKGSSVTSVQMPASAAPLPLTAPPYSLIQGTLTDSSVWPAQLTKHSEVPCFSSVTAGAQLNNINWKGTLFSALPAHGGGTCDPAADLTACLKHRDPLSYDTVRSSSEYSDAMQSDQHHSDSADDWVSDDAMEQLQERSLSERILKKTCIPSKPLLSEDVVQVESLKCFKQTKETLSFDKDHVSSSCQFNKLVQGSKNVLSENRARESSVPIYQDQYKKTESLSKVVEKDRDGNISTSPAFSGQPETLHLGHRSLPASQKPAGVVSDCHIEEACTQPAWKTSKKSVCENRCSSSEDSDDMHRNLICEQQKKQLNPGQFKKCFKKKRSNTVNSKRTNSDSALVIKGKQKKTNFTKSGNSFSLKVSPKPSSLGEVNCSPSSEQSFERSSSAPTQKAESALLTCVWTDSPLPLSERLKGRIKTN; this is encoded by the exons ATGGGAGTGACTAATCTGTGGCAAATCCTCGAGCCTGTGAGACAGCCTGTCAACTTGAGCAGTCTCAAGGGAAAAACACTTGCTGTTGATTTAAGTCTATGGGTTTGTGAAGCACAGACAGTTAAAAAGATGGTTGGAGTAGTTACCAAGCCACATCTGAG AAACCTATTTTTTCGACTGTCTTTCTTAACATCAATGGGAATTAAACTAGTGTTTGTCATGGAGGGAGAAGCCCCAAAGTTGAAGGCAGACACCATGAGTAAGAGGAATGAGATGCGCTATGGACCTTCCAAGAAAGTTGGAGCTGCAAGAACAGGGAGATCATTCTTTAAAGCCATTTTAAAAGAG TGTCTCCAACTGCTGGAGTGTTTAGGTATCCCTTGGGTTCAAGCAGCTGGGGAAGCAGAAGCGATGTGTGCCTACCTAAATGCAAAAGGACTCGTTGATGGCTGCATTACGAATGATGGCGATGTCTTCTTATATGGTGCTCAAACAGTTTATAGGAACTTTGCCATGAATGCTAAG GATCCACATCTTGACTGTTACACAATGTCATCTATTAAGGAGAAACTTGGTTGTGACAGAGAGTCTTTGATTGGGCTGGCTATTCTTCTGGGTTGTGATTATCTTCCAAAA GGTGTTCCGGGAGTTGGAAAGGAACAGGCTTTAAAGTTAATTGAGACTTTGCAAGGTCAAAACTTACTGCAAAG GTTTGAGCAATGGAAAGAACAATCTCAGTATGATACTAATCCACTTCTAGTTGTTAAAAGGACAGTTCACTGTTCTGAGTGCCATCATCCAG GATCGTACAAGGAACATGAGCACAGTGGATGTCAGTTCTGCAAAAGCTCTAGATACTGCAAACCCAGTGACTCCAAACACTGCTGCCCTTGCGAATGGCATCAGTTAGAACGAGCGAAACAAGCAAATGCAGTGGAGGACAATATCAGAAA AAAAGCCAACAGTTGTGAGGGCTTTCCATTCTCTCAG GTTATCCAAGAATTTCTTGTAAACAAGAATAAATTGATCAACATCAAGGAATGTCAACGACCAAATTTATTGTCTTTTCAG ATATTTGCAGCTGAGAAGATGGAATGGACCAAACATTATGCTTGTAAGAAACTGTTAGCACTATTGACACATTATGATATGATGCAAAGAAAGTCTGGATACACTGATTCAAAACAACTGCAGGCAATACG GATAGTCAAGCCACGTGTTAAAAATGGAATTCCTTGTTTTGAAGTCGAGTGGCAAAAGCCAG AACATTATATTGATGCAGAAGATGAACCTGCAGAGCTGTTTGTAGTCACAATAGAAGAGGAGTCTTTGTTTCAGGCTGCTTATCCTGATGTTGTTGCCCTTTATCAAGATGAAACATCAGAAGTtctgaagaagaaacagaaaa GCAGGAAAGACagaccaaaagaaaaggaattattaCATGTTTATGATGAAGTTAGCGACCTTCTGTCTCAAATGAATTTAAAATCTAAATGTGGAATTATTTCTATGCCAGACTCCCTGTCAGATAGAAAAACTCCCCCAGAAGATCAGGCATGCCAGAGAAATACAGAATTAAAAGATTCAAGGTTAGCTAAAGGTTCTTCTGTAACAAGTGTTCAGATGCCAGCAtcagcagctcctcttcctctgacTGCACCACCTTACTCCCTTATACAGGGCACATTGACTGACTCATCTGTATGGCCAGCACAACTGACTAAACATTCAGAGGTACCATGCTTTTCCTCTGTAACAGCTGGTGCACAGCTGAACAATATTAACTGGAAAGGAACCTTGTTCAGTGCTTTACCAGCCCATGGGGGTGGTACCTGTGATCCAGCAGCTGACTTAACTGCATGTTTAAAACACAGGGATCCGCTATCCTATGATACAGTAAGAAGTAGCTCAGAATATTCTGATGCTATGCAGTCTGATCAACATCACTCTGATAGTGCAGATGATTGGGTTTCAGATGATGCCATGGAACAACTTCAGGAGCGGTCTTTAAGTGAGCGAATACTTAAGAAGACTTGCATTCCATCAAAGCCCTTGTTGTCTGAAGATGTAGTACAAGTGGAATCTTTGAAatgttttaaacaaacaaaagaaacattGAGCTTTGATAAAGATCATGTCTCTTCCTCATGTCAGTTCAATAAACTAGTGCAGGGAAGTAAGAATGTGCTGTCAGAAAACCGTGCAAGGGAATCCAGTGTACCCATTTATCAAGATCAGTACAAAAAGACTGAGAGCCTGTCCAAGGTGGTGGAAAAAGACCGTGATGGAAAcatttcaacatctccagccttCAGTGGGCAACCAGAGACACTCCATCTCGGGCACAGAagtcttccagcatctcaaaagCCAGCAGGTGTTGTAAGTGACTGTCATATTGAAGAAGCTTGTACTCAGCCTGCTTGGAAAACTTCTAAAAAGAGCGTGTGTGAGAACAGATGTTCTTCTAGTGAAGACAGTGATGACATGCATAGAAATCTAatctgtgagcagcagaaaaAGCAACTGAACCCTGGTCAgtttaaaaaatgttttaagaagaaaaggagTAACACTGTTAATAGCAAAAGAACCAACAGTGACTCAGCCCTTGTAATTAAAGGGAAACAGAAAAAGACCAATTTTACAAAATCTGGTAATAGTTTCTCATTGAAAGTATCTCCAAAACCATCCTCTCTAGGGGAAGTTAATTGTTCCCCAAGTTCAGAGCAATCATTTGAGAGGTCAAGTTCTGCTCCCACGCAAAAAGCTGAAAGTGCTCTTCTGACTTGTGTGTGGACAGACAGTCCCCTTCCCCTGTCTGAAAGACTGAAAGGAAGAATAAAAACCAATTAG